Proteins found in one Artemia franciscana chromosome 13, ASM3288406v1, whole genome shotgun sequence genomic segment:
- the LOC136034497 gene encoding tRNA N(3)-methylcytidine methyltransferase METTL6-like — MGDLSDEYTREPRTLTEDEEKLLAKQDESLVGSFKATKFVKESKKHWDLFYKRNEERFFRDRNWTLREFYELRGNSSSSNMVLLEVGCGVGNFIFPLMREGLADFIYACDISFKAIELVKENKEYNPGIINAFQIDVSTTRLETVIQPGQANVASVIFVLSAIDPSRHMFVLENIFNQLAVNGLLLFRDYGITDMAQIRFGRGTKIADNHYLRHDGTQSYFFSIEYLTIMAESVGFKTESCVYVNRRTVNKKEEIDKPRVFLQAKFRKEPTS, encoded by the exons ATGGGTGACCTGTCAGATGAATATACAAGAGAACCAAGAACTTTGACAGAAGATGAGGAAAAATTACTTGCCAAACAAGATGAGAGCTTAGTTGGGAGCTTCAAAGCAACTAAATTTGTTAAGGAGTCAAAGAAACACTGGGATCTATTCTATAAAAGGAATGAAGAACGATTTTTCAGGGACAGAAATTGGACGTTGCGTGAATTCTATGAGTTGAGGGGAAATAGTTCCAGCTCAAATATGGTGCTCCTGGAGGTTGGATGCGGTGTTGGTAATTTCATTTTTCCATTGATGAGAGAAGGGTTAGCGGATTTCATTTATGCCTGTGATATTAGTTTCAAGGCCATAGAATTAGTAAAGGAGAACAAAGAGTATAATCCTGGGATTATTAATGCTTTCCAGATTGATGTCTCCACAACAAG gTTGGAGACAGTTATACAGCCTGGGCAAGCCAATGTTGCtagtgttatttttgtattgtcaGCAATAGATCCAAGTCGCCACATGTTtgttttggaaaacatttttaacCAATTGGCTGTTAATGGTCTTCTCCTTTTTCGTGACTATGGGATTACTGATATGGCTCAAATACGATTTGGACGTGGTACAAAAATAGCAGATAATCACTATTTGCGCCATGATGGCACACA gTCTTACTTTTTCTCAATCGAGTACTTGACGATAATGGCAGAAAGTGTTGGCTTTAAAACTGAAAGCTGTGTATACGTCAATAGAAGAACTgtcaacaaaaaagaagaaatagacaAGCCTCGAGTCTTCCTACAGGCTAAATTCAGGAAAGAGCCTACTAGTTAA